The following are from one region of the Falco cherrug isolate bFalChe1 chromosome 19, bFalChe1.pri, whole genome shotgun sequence genome:
- the FDPS gene encoding farnesyl pyrophosphate synthase, with translation MSGSGARGAAAEREEFLAFFPQIVRDLTEGGLRHPEVGDAVARLKEVLEYNAPGGKCNRGLTVLAAFHELAAPEQRDPESLRCALAVGWCIELFQAFFLVADDIMDASLTRRGQLCWYKKEGIGLDAINDAFLLESSVYRLLKKYCGERPYYLHLLELFLHTGYQTELGQMLDLITAPVSRVDLNRFSEQRYKAIVKYKTAFYSFYLPVAAAMYMTGIDSKEEHDNAKAILLEMGEFFQIQDDYLDCYGDPELTGKVGTDIQDNKCSWLVVECLRRVTPDQRQILEENYGCKEPEKVAKVKELYDTLGMRAAFQEYEEKSYQRLQELIEKHANRLPREIFLGLARKIYKRQK, from the exons ATGAGCGgcagcggggcgcggggcgcggcggccgaGCGGGAGGAGTTCCTGGCCTTCTTCCCCCAGATCGTCCGCGACCTGACGGAGGGTGGCCTGCGGCACCCGGAGGTTGGCGACGCCGTGGCCCGGCTGAAGGAG GTGCTGGAGTACAACGCGCCGGGCGGGAAGTGCAACCGCGGGCTGACGGTGCTGGCGGCCTTCCACGAGCTGGCGGCCCCGGAGCAGCGGGACCCCGAGAGCCTCCGCTGCGCCCTGGCCGTCGGCTGGTGCATCGAGCTG TTCCAGGCCTTTTTCTTGGTGGCCGACGACATCATGGATGCATCCCTCACACGCcgggggcagctctgctggtaCAAGAAG GAGGGGATCGGGCTGGATGCCATCAACGATGCCTTCCTCCTTGAGTCGTCCGTCTACAGGCTGCTGAAGAAGTACTGCGGGGAGCGCCCCTACTACCTGCACCTGCTGGAGCTCTTCTTGCAC acTGGCTACCAGACTGAGCTCGGGCAGATGCTGGACCTCATCACTGCTCCTGTTTCCCGGGTGGATTTGAATCGCTTCAGTGAGCAGAG GTATAAGGCAATTGTTAAGTACAAGACGGCATTCTACTCCTTCTacctgcctgtggctgctgccatgTACATG ACTGGTATTGACAGTAAGGAGGAGCACGACAATGCCAAAGCGATCTTGCTGGAGATGGGTGAATTCTTTCAGATCCAG GATGATTACCTGGACTGCTATGGGGACCCGGAGCTGACGGGGAAGGTTGGCACTGATATCCAGGACAACAAGTGCAGCTGGCTGGTGGTGGAGTGTTTGCGTCGGGTCACACCAGACCAGAGGCAGATCCTGGAG GAGAACTATGGCTGTAAGGAGCCCGAGAAGGTGGCAAAGGTGAAGGAGCTCTACGATACCCTGGGCATGAGGGCTGCTTTTCAGGAGTACGAGGAGAAGAGCTATCAGCGCCTGCAGGAACTGATCGAAAAGCACGCCAACCGCCTGCCCAGGGAGATCTTCCTTGGCTTAGCTCGGAAGATTTACAAGCGGCAGAAGTGA